DNA sequence from the Phyllopteryx taeniolatus isolate TA_2022b chromosome 14, UOR_Ptae_1.2, whole genome shotgun sequence genome:
gaaccttcaagatttgaagactgcttgtgtggaggactGGGGCAAAATCctaccagagcaatgcatgcgactagtttctccatacagaaggcatcttgaacctgtcattgccaacaaaggcttttgtacaaagcattaaataaataccagttggtgtgttcaatactttccccCTGTCATTTCAGAGTTACacgcaacttaatttctgagcgtatttgttctactttctttctatgtatggattacttcggttgttcccaacatctggtgaaatttttatgtcaatagcacctttggaaattgatttagtgagaaaaatggtgacgtgttaaatacatatttcagccgctgtatgtattGAAATACTCCCCCACAGTTGCCCAAGTTTACTATAATACTCCCTAAAAGTTACCTAAAAACAGTATATAGTTTCATAAccagaataaatatatttgaagaaTGAACAtggggatatactgtatttgccatGAACCacattcagtcatatttaacacatttaatgccattgacagctttagacgtcaaatatccatgttaactgggaaggttgGCAGTGATTAAAGGCCTTATTGGGGGCTTTCCATACATGTAaataaagggtctgaatacttatggctgtgtgatatttcagtttttcttttttaatctgaaaaaatttcaacaattccgtttttttctgtcaatgtggggtgctgcgtgtacaaaaaaaattgcttaaatgattttagcaaatggctccaatataacaaagagtgaaaaatgtaagggtgtGTAAATACTTTCCGTCCCCACTGTATTCActaaactttatttaaacatGTTTGTATTcatccaggcggcacggtggccgactggttagagcgtcagcctcacagttctgaggtgcggggttcaatccccggccccgcctgtgtggagtttgcatgttctccccatgcctgcgtgggttttctcggggcactccggtttcctcccacatcccaaaaacatgcattaattggagactctaaattgcctgtaggtgtgaatggttgttggttcctatgtgccctgcgattggctggcaaccagttcagggtgtaccccgcctcctgcccgcctccagctgggataggctccagcacgcccgcgaccctagtgaggagaagcggctcagaaaatggatggatccatggatggatccattttctgagccgcttctcctcactagggtcgcgggcgtgctggagcctatcccagctggaggcggggtacaccctgaactggttgccagccaatcgcaggacacattgaAACAATcatgaaataaagtaattcaagtTAATTCTTTATTATCTGATTCACCGCTCCTTCTCTTCATTCACTCCCTCACGACAGTGGTATTTTTCCGGAATTTCACATATTGAATGGACCCAGAGCAAATCCGATCACAACAAGTTGAGAAGTGAGTcagaaaacagcagcagcaaaggGTAACATTAGCTGCTGCTCGCGAGATACATGACCGTTCGTAAGTCCTCCCAGGTGGAATGAACCATTTTGTAGCTTTGCAAGGTGGGTTTAGGTAGTCTCTACCAGTCTGACAGTCCTTATTATTGAActcatcaaaatgtattttctgaacATTTACGATGTTATTTTTTACAACtgtcatatttaaataaaagaaaagaaaatcataaaaactttacaaaaacacaggCCCAGCCCCATACTTGGGGCTCTGGTACGTCAATTCTCCCCTACCCActacagaacccagcaaaggctggatttgtatttgtattttttgcttaaACTGGCGCATCAGAGCCAGAATGGTAGGGATCCCAGTGACGGCAGGTTATAGTATTTGCAGATGCTTTCACTCAGCGATCTCGTGCTGTTTATACAAACAAGCTGGTAAAACTTCAGGCAGCGTGAAAGGggctaaaaaatgttttttgtttttttccccccccacagcATCCAATGGAAGCTCAATAGCCCCCTGGATCTGGATACTACTCTGTTCAGTACTTGTTGGCATTTTCCttgttcttattattatttttttaagaagtaAGTTTGGGTCTTTGATGTTCCACTTATGTCGTGTATGCCGGTAGTTTTAAACACTTGCCAACTACCAGCGTTTACTCTGAAACTAGCTCTAACCATGGTGCTCTTTACAATAACCCTAGCAGCATTTAATAATTGGATTCGAGTCCTACATCTATCCTAAACCTTGTCCCCATTCCCTAATCGGAGTAAAAACCATTGCTTCCCTAGGACCATTTAATTGAAATCCTAAACCTAATTAAACACTCGTCCCCAAACTCGGGCAGTAGTTTTAACCATGGTCCCTTTGCAATAGCCCAGTACCAATTCATCTAAATCTTAATCCTATTTAAAACCTTGTTCTCATACCCCAATTCCAGTCCTGTATTGTGTTCATTACACTAATGCTTAAATTTAatgcatttaatttgaatcctaaaCCTCTCCAAACCCTTATCCGCATACTCTAACCCTGACCATGGTCCCCTCTACACTTACCCTACTGCCATTTAATGTAAGTTTTAAATCGTGGACCTTTCTGACTCCTTCCAACCCTAGTGCTTACTCTGGATCCCTTACACTAACTCTAGTACCATTTAATCTAAATCCCAAACCTATCCGAACCGTTGTCACCATTCCCTAACCATAGTCTGAACCGTGGTCCCCCTTACATTAACCCTTGTACCATTTATTTTCCCTGTTACGCTAAACCTAGTACCATTAAAGTCCTAAATTCCAACCCAAACCCTCGTCACCCAAATGCAATTTACCCCATACCCTAACCCTTCGGCTCCTAATCCAAAACCTAACACCTTATCCGGATTGGTTTTTGGACTGCAGGGACACTGTTAAACTATTGGCTATAATCTGTGGTTAATGTTATCGAAGAACTCCAGTGACTTGTGCAAATATCCTACAGAAAGACAAAGACTGGCAACCAGGCAAACAGAATGTGGAGTTCTTCGGGTAAATCCTCAAATCCTACAATCTGCCAAAAGGCATAGTAGCCGAAAAATagttaaacattttcatttaatttgcttGCAGGAGATCAACCCGATACAAAATGTGAATGCCATTCACGTTTGTAATGACGGCAATCTTTCTGAGACCACCACCTACTCTTTGGTGGGATATCACACAAGACTACATACGTTCTCAGAGCTGCAAAACCCAGAAGACACTGGAACAGGATCATGCTAGTCCCCGCCCACAATAGTAACCCATTTTTGGCATTGTAATGATGCAGACTTCATGTTTATGCATTTCTTTGTCTTATGTCTGTAGTCATTCGTCTTATGTCTGTAGTCAttcaggtcatggtaatccccGAAAGTCAAATGAAGGCAGCTAGACTCTTCTTTTGGGGaaaacatttcacttttaatgcaaaaggcttcttcagttctaaattgtAAGTGTGGAGTAGTACAGCAGAGCAATCTTACAAATTATGACATACGCACCAAATTTGGCACAGGTACTCCTTCGACATtactcttgaaaaaaaacataggcCACTTGAAATTCAATTTGGCTGCTGATTTTCAAGATGGACACGATATCTGGTacacaaatgttacattttgcaATAAATATGCACAGACTTGCCCAATAGGGATGATTCTGGCATCACACtatacatttttgtacatttatagATTCCAATTCCGGGACTCTATAAATCCCTCAGTAGCttaattttgctttattttggcCCTAGATAAAAATTAATCCACAAAGATTACTTTAGTTTGCGTGTTTGTACAGACTGTAGCAATATAGTTAGGGGTGTAGGGCGTTGGAGGAAAGGTAGTAGCTTTGTTTCAGCAGTCGGCCACATTCTCTGAATGGACTCCTGGCAGCGGTCCTCACTGCTTACCTACAGTAACTCTCACCTGCGGCGAGTGTACGGCAACAGCCACACCCCAGTACGGGCTAAATTACGTGAGGGTAGCACACAGAGGGTCTCTTTGTGTGCCTGCTGCGGAAGTGCAGAGACAGGGAGACAGGAGCGATATGGGCACTCTCTTCTAGGCCAGACACTTGTGCATGTGTCTGACACTTTCaaattaaagaccctgtaaagtgaattcagagactTGTCTTTTTCTGATAGAATAATTAAGGAACCAATCTtgtctttatgttttttttttaaatacaaaacgcTATTTACatgggcacggtgggcgactggttagagcgcctgcctcacagttctgaggaccagggttcaatccccggtcccgcctgtgtggagttttcatgttctccccgtgcctgcgtgggttttctccgggcactccggtttcctcccacatcccaaaaacatgcattaattggagactctaaattgcccataggtgtgactgtgagttgtAAATCATTTCCCTGAGATTTCCGGTACGACTTCCGGCTAGGGGATTTCCGGCTTCTGATGGTACCGTTTCCGGTATGATTTCCAGTCGGGGAGATTTCCGGTGGGCGATTTCCGGCCCGATTTCCGGTCCCATTTCCAGAGACGTCAAATCCGATACCGTGAACACTTCTGGCCTAAGGTCATAAAATCATCACCTGTATAATTTTGACATTGAGTGGAGATTACAACTCTCTCATATCCTGACATTTCTCCCCCAAAGATTGTCTTATTCCATATGAAAAAGGGCCATTAAGGAGCTGTTTTGCCACCAGGCAGGTGAGCGACCCGTTGGAATCTAGGACGGTTGTACACACTTGGCAACAACAACTCTCATGTGACAACCCCTCAGTGGAAACATAGTAAATTGGAGCACTCTATACCTACGTTTGAAAActagaagagtccagttgcctcaaaTGAACTTTTGcagaactccatccatccatccatccattttctgagccgcttctcctcactagggtcgcgggcgtgctggagcctatcccagctgtcatcgggcaggaggcggggtacaccctgaactggttgccagccaatcgcagggcacatcgaaacaaataaccattcacactcacagtcatgcctacgggcaatttagagtctccaataaatgcatgtttttgggatgtgggaggaaaccggagtgcccggagaaaacccacgtaggcacggggagaacatgcaaactccacacaggcggggacggggattgaaccccgcacctcagaactgtgaggctgacgctctaaccagtcggccaccgtgccgcccttttgcAGAACTCCTgtgctttaattttttttacaaatgcagCATTCTTTTGCTTGAATTGGTtacaaatgtgttgtttgtgGTTTTCGGGATGGAAGGATTGTGGACCAGTGATGTTTTGCTTAATTCTAAAGTGCGGATGCTTTGATGATGCGGATGATGTGTCAGGTGGCTTTTGACACAGGACGTCATTGTGATGTAATGGCACGACTCAACCTCGCTGCCCCCCATACTGTCACTTTGCTCCATGTCATTTGTGCCGCGACTTGGCAGGACTCCAAAGTGTAACGAAATGGTCAAAATTCAAGATGAATTGCGTGGATGGTAGACTTGCAAGCAAGTGCGTAGAATGTGTGTACGACGAGCTGCGACAGACCCGAGGACTCAGCGACGCACTTATCATAGTGGACCATGTGGAGTTCCACGTCCATAAGATCATCATGTGCAACTGCAGCCCGTACTTTGGGTGAGTGGGTCCCACACGAGTACAAGATTTGGTCTGAGTGGAGAATTGTAGAACTTAAAACCAACTGCTGGCTTTGTgttagtggttctcaaactggagtCCAGgaacaaacattaaaacaatgACTCCTTCCTAACTTTTGTCCAATTAAGAGCTTTGAGATGATCGTGACATATCACATAAATGTGACATCCATGCATGAAtaaattagttttatttttagaacaggtgTTTTTCCAGAATGAAAGGTGTAATATCATGAGAATTAAGTTGTACTTCACTTTGTTACACttcacttgttaaaatgactttcttcatttcatttaaaaaatatatatatttaaattttttaaacttttcaaaTCCTTTGGCATTTCGGCATAGATGTGGTAGTTACATATGTTAGGAGTGcttggaaaaatgtctgaaCCCAAATGAATTGTCATTGGTCATTggtatgtttgtttatgttgaaATCTTCTCTCTGTGTCCACGATGAGCAGAGCCCTCTTTCTACGATGGTCCACGCCAGACCAGAAGGTCTATGCCATACAAGGTCTTACAGCTCACTTAATGCAGCTCTTCATTGATTTCGCATACACTGCCTGTGTGTTGGTGACACAGGACAATGTTAAGGACTTGTTGATAGCCGCCGATAAGTTCAACGTCATAGGCATCGTTGAAATCTGCTGCGTGTTTCTAACTGAGCAGCTCTGCCCAGAGAACTGCATCGGCATCTGGCAGTTCACGAGGAGCTGCCACACTCCACAGCTGCAGAGCAATGCCTACCAGTATATTTTATACCACTTTGAGGAGGTCGCCACCTCGGACGAATTGCGGCAACTCTCCATGCAGGACTTCAGTGACATGCTCGACAGAGACGACCTGATCGCGAAAAAGGAGAACATCGTTTACGAGGCCATCCTGCACTGGATTGCACACGAGCCTTGGGAGCGTGGCAGAAACATGCCGATGCTCCTGGCCAAGGTAAGTTGCAATTACATTAACCACCGCAAAGTTCGAGATACGTGGGAGGCACACGCCCCCGCCAAAACCTACCGAGTCCCCATACAGACAGTAAGTATCTCTGTAgacaactttgccaaacaaccatttgcaacaCCTCATTGACAACTTTGGGCCAGATAATTGATTACTCCCTTTGACAACCTTGCCAAACAACCGATCAGACCCACACTTCCGTCGACAACTTCCCGCTCAAAAACCTGTAGACAGCTTGCCAAACAACTGACCGCAACACCCTTTCAACAAATTCAGCAAACAACCGATCATACCCACCGCCAATAAATTAATAGATTCCCCTGTCAACAAATTTGCTGAACAATTGATCACAACCTCTGTTCATACAGTGACTTAAAGCCAAACAATCTGTAACCCCTGTAGAGAACTTCACCGGACAAATAGTCACACCCACTTTGAAAACTTCTTGCCATGGCAAACACCACTTTGTGCTTAACTGTCAATTATCCCAGTTGACGTCGCTGAGCAACCTATCCCAACTCTCTAAATCTTCACCAAACAACCAATCCTTCCCTCTAACAACCAATTGCACCCAATCAACATAGTGCCAAACAACGGATCGCACCCCCGCCCCGTTGGCAACTTTGTGCCATACAATCGATCCCCGCTTAACATGGTTGAACAACCGGTCCCCTGTAGACAAGTTTTCCAAACAATCAATACCCCAGCTGACAGTTTGGCCGACACCTGATCCCCTCCTTTGTCAACTTTGCCAAACACCCAATCATCCCCATCAACAACTTGGCTGAACCCCCAAATTAGTCGACCAACCGATTGCACCACCAACATCTTTACCCAAAACAAGCCCCCCAACGATGACATCTGAGCAATggatccccccctcccccgactATATGGCCAAAAACTGATCACACACACCCGTCCATGACTGTGAGCCTAACAATTTCCCCCCCTTGACAACTTCCCCAACTGATCGCACCCCGAACAACCGATCTACCCCTTGACAACTTTGACAATCAATCCCCTCATCAAAAACATGGCTTAACAACTGATCTCCCTTCTCAACTTCACAAAACATCCCCCAGTTGACAACTTCGCCAAACAACCCACCTGTCGACAATTTTATCAAACAATTGATCTAACCCCCCGTCCTATCGACAACTTGTTGCCAAACAATCATACCACACACCAACATGGCTGAACGACCGATCCTAAGAACAACCTGTCAACAACTTTGGCAGACAAGTGATCCCCCATTAAAAACTTGGCAGAGCAACAAATTGTACCTTTGTTGACAACTTTGCAGAAAACAACCACCCCCCTTGTAGACAACTTCGTGAACAACAAATTGCACCCCCAAATTCTACATATTCCGATGAAACCCCAAGCTCCCCCAATGCTCGAGTTGACGAACCTTGAAAATGAtcttatgaaaaacactttattgACAACCAAAAATGTTCTTGCCACTGTGAAGGTCCGTCTCGCACTGACCAGTCAGGAGTACATCACCATCAATGTGCTGACCAACCAGCTGGTGCAGAACAGCCGTGAATGCCTGGAGATGGTCACTTTTGCGTCGCGCGTGATAAGCCACATGGCGACAAACTCTGTGTCTGCGTACTGCAACCTGATCGCCCGTCCCCGCTTACCTTCTGCCATCCTGCTGGCCATTGGCGGCTGGAGTGGCCCAAGTGCCACCGAGTGCATCGAGATGTATGATGTCCACGCCAACTGTT
Encoded proteins:
- the LOC133489232 gene encoding kelch-like protein 10, coding for MNCVDGRLASKCVECVYDELRQTRGLSDALIIVDHVEFHVHKIIMCNCSPYFGALFLRWSTPDQKVYAIQGLTAHLMQLFIDFAYTACVLVTQDNVKDLLIAADKFNVIGIVEICCVFLTEQLCPENCIGIWQFTRSCHTPQLQSNAYQYILYHFEEVATSDELRQLSMQDFSDMLDRDDLIAKKENIVYEAILHWIAHEPWERGRNMPMLLAKVRLALTSQEYITINVLTNQLVQNSRECLEMVTFASRVISHMATNSVSAYCNLIARPRLPSAILLAIGGWSGPSATECIEMYDVHANCWAYLFEHMDQPRAYSGATFLNDAIYCLGGFDGTEHYNTVSRFDLKTCTWQEVAPMHSRRCYVSVTALNGCIFALGGYDGHVRLKTAEYYTPETNQWTLITSMHEQRSDASCTTLNDKIYICGGFNGNEPLQTAEYYSPETNEWTMMAPMSSRRSGVGVIGFADHVYAVGGYDGEVRLTSAEAYNPRTNNWIVLPPMQCPRSNFGIEVVEDCLIVAGGYNGVSTTSHVEYYDLTTGLWSPASDMRISRSGLTCCVMTGLCNMNQCAIVRNDLPLLFLEDDITEMDDV